The following are encoded in a window of Euwallacea fornicatus isolate EFF26 chromosome 21, ASM4011564v1, whole genome shotgun sequence genomic DNA:
- the DNAlig3 gene encoding DNA ligase 3, protein MSDTEEERIFEVELAKNGRAGCKKCKQKCLQGELRIAKITPNPFTDGKMKNWHHVDCLFEVFKKQRATTKKIDSEDDIIGFDLLPGDYQLLIVEKIKVGNQLAGVNKKSPKKGKKTETTEVKLDEKSIANVDDQDKDNLFKTFQKIVRKVANHSSYLEKTAIIKNIFEKGSKGDGFKGDIEIWCRLLLPGSVKRIYNLQSKQLIKLFSRIFLEDHDEMLGHLEEGDISDTISHFYTKSTKHSPVPTKSTITIQKVDKFLNHLSKLTKEEDQIAHFTKILNKLTAEDLKTIIRLIKHDLRMGAGAKHILEGIHPNAYSVYQASKDLDGVVEKCFGSRKEQSAEIKIFTPVFPMLAEACKSVEYAMKKCPNGMFSEIKYDGERVQVHKQGNQFKYYSRSLKPVMPHKVAHFKEYISKAFPHANDLILDTEILMMDTETGKPLPFGTLGVHKKAQFRDATVCLFVFDCIYYNGESLANKSLKYRKQILNENMKEVPNHIVYSEMQEIDEPKQLAEMIAKVLKLGLEGLVLKDKLSKYEPGKRHWLKVKKDYLFGGAMADTADLIVLGAWYGTGQKGGMMSIFLMGCYNERNEKFCTVTKVHTGHDDKTLERLQQELKMEKISGDPNKVPNWLHCTRTLVPDFVAVDPKKQPVWEITGAEFTQQHDVHTADGISIRFPRVTKIRDDKTWETATNLKELKLLFKNSKENTDVSLLLKEYKGEVNTTDTESSVSLNSVSPKKRKMDEAGSSKDSSGCESPKKCRKEEKNCKVKKKKSIEITNPLPNIFGEFKAIFVSSHRSEAERYFLAYGGAALKPKDYKDATHVFYQHRTTKNMSSSFPKTAKHIHMTWIIDSVNNAELLPIENYVVTWEPMQNSKDEQVYNKIFRS, encoded by the exons ATGTCTGACACTGAAGAGGAACGAATATTTGAAGTGGAATTGGCGAAAAACGGTAGGGCTGGTTGCAAAAAATGCAAGCAAAAGTGTCTGCAAGGTGAATTAagaattgccaaaattacCCCCAATCCTTTTACTGATGGTAAGATGAAAAATTGGCACCATGTTGATTGCTTGTTCGAGGTGTTCAAGAAACAGAGAGccaccacaaaaaaaatagatagTGAAGATGATATAATAGGATTTGATTTACTTCCTGGTGATTATCAGTTGTTAATTGTGGAGAAAATAAAGGTAGGAAATCAATTAGCTGGTGTTAACAAAAAGAGTCCAAAGAAAGGAAAGAAAACTGAGACTACGGAAGTCAAACTTGATGAGAAATCTATTGCAAATGTAGACGATCAAGATAAAGATAATCTGTTCAAAACCTTTCAAAAGATTGTTCGAAAGGTGGCCAACCATTCAAGCTACTTAGAAAAAACTGCAataattaagaatatttttgaaaaagggTCTAAAGGTGATGGGTTTAAGGGTGATATAGAAATTTGGTGTCGTCTATTATTGCCTGGCAGTGTGAAGAGAATTTACAACTTACAAAGCAAACAACTTATAAAGCTTTTTAGTAGAATATTTCTTGAAGATCATGATGAGATGTTAGGACATCTAGAAGAAG gtgacattAGTGATACAATAAGCCATTTCTACACAAAGAGCACCAAACACTCCCCAGTCCCTACAAAATCAACAATTACTATTCAAAAAGTggataaatttcttaatcatcTTTCCAAATTGACCAAAGAAGAAGATCAAATTGCCCATTTTACGAAgatcttaaataaattaactgcAGAAGACCTTAAAACAATTATAAGACTAATTAAGCATGACTTGAGAATGGGAGCAGGGGCTAAGCACATTTTAGAAGGTATACATCCTAATGCATATAGTGTGTATCAGGCATCAAAGGATTTAGATGGAGTAGTGGAGAA ATGTTTTGGTAGTAGAAAAGAGCAAAGtgcagaaataaaaatttttacaccTGTTTTTCCAATGCTTGCAGAGGCATGTAAATCTGTCGAGTATGCAATGAAAAAGTGTCCCAATGGGATGTTTTCAGAGATCAAATATGATGGAGAAAg GGTTCAAGTCCACAAACAAGGCAACCAATTCAAATACTATTCCCGCTCTTTGAAACCTGTAATGCCCCACAAAGTGGCTCATTTTAAAGAGTACATTTCAAAAGCCTTTCCACATGCAAACGACCTAATACTAGACACTGAGATTTTAATGATGGACACCGAGACGGGAAAACCTCTTCCTTTTGGCACCTTAGGGGTGCACAAGAAAGCGCAATTTCGTGACGCTACTGTTTGCTTATTTGTCTTTGACTGCATCTATTATAATGGGGAAAGTTTGGCCAATAAATCATTGAAATACCGGAAGCAGATTTTAAATGAGAATATGAAGGAAGTACCTAATCATATTGTATATTCGGAGATGCAGGAGATTGACGAACCGAAACAATTAGCTGAGATGATAgccaaagttttaaaattgg GACTGGAAGGATTGGTTCTTAAGGATAAACTAAGTAAATACGAACCAGGAAAAAGACACTGGTTGAAAGTTAAGAAAGACTATTTATTTGGCGGCGCAATGGCAGACACTGCTGATTTAATAGTACTAGGCGCATGGTATGGCACTGGGCAAAAGGGCGGTATGATGTCAATTTTCCTAATGGGATGTTACAACGaacgaaacgaaaaattttgtactgtCACAAAAGTGCATACAG GCCATGACGATAAAACGCTGGAAAGGTTACAACAggaattaaaaatggaaaaaattagcgGGGACCCTAATAAAGTTCCAAATTGGTTACACTGCACTAGGACATTGGTGCCTGATTTCGTAGCTGTAGACCCAAAAAAGCAGCCCGTTTGGGAAATTACTGGGGCAGAGTTTACTCAGCAACACGACGTTCATACTGCTGATGGAATATCTATAAG aTTTCCTAGAGTGACTAAAATTAGGGACGATAAAACCTGGGAAACAGCCACCAACTTGAAAGAATTGAAACTATTGTTTAAGAATTCTAAAGAAAACACTGATGTCAGTTTGTTGTTAAAGGAGTACAAAGGAGAAGTGAATACTACTGATACAGAATCTTCAGTCAGTTTGAACTCTGTGTCCCcgaaaaagaggaaaatggATGAGGCTGGCAGTAGTAAAGATTCTTCTGGCTGTGAATCAcctaaaaaatgcagaaaagaggagaaaaattgtaaggtgaagaagaagaaatctaTTGAAATTACCAATCCCTTGCCAAACATTTTTGGAGAGTTTAAGGCGATATTTGTGAGTTCTCATCGGTCTGAAGCGGAGAG GTATTTTCTCGCTTATGGTGGGGCTGCCTTGAAACCCAAAGATTATAAAGATGCAACACATGTTTTTTACCAACATAGAACAACCAAAAATATGTCGAGTTCTTTTCCCAAAACTGCTAAACATATACATATGACTTGGATTATTGATTCGGTGAATAATGCTGAATTGTTACCAATCGAAAATTACGTTGTAACGTGGGAACCAATGCAAAACTCCAAGGATGAGCaggtttataataaaatatttcgaagCTGA